The Halomonas sp. KG2 genome segment CGTGTTGTCTAATGGCCACGGCTCAATGCTGCTTTATTCGCTGCTGCACCTCAGCGGCTATGAATTAAGCCTGGAACAGCTGCAGAACTTCCGCCAGTTGCATTCGCCCACGGCTGGCCACCCGGAATTTGGCTACGCGCCAGGCATCGAAACTACCACCGGCCCGCTGGGCCAAGGGTTCGCCAACGCCGTTGGTTTTGCGATTGCTGAAAAAACGCTGGCCGCGCAGTTTAATCGCCCTGGCCACAACATTGTTGATCACCATACGTGGTGCTTCCTGGGTGACGGCTGCTTAATGGAAGGCATCTCCCATGAAGCCGCATCGCTGGCCGGTACTCAGCAGCTTGGCAAGCTGATTGCCCTGTATGACGACAACGGCATCTCTATTGATGGCGAGGTTGAAGGCTGGTTTACCGACGACACCGCTAAGCGCTTTGAAGCGTACGGCTGGCACGTGGTGCCAAACGTCGACGGCCATAAGCCGGAAGAGATCAAAGCGGCTATTGAATTAGCCAAGAGCCACGACGATAAGCCTAGCCTGATTATCTGCAAAACGATCATTGGCTTTGGCGCACCTAACAAACAGGGTAAAGAAGAGGCACACGGCGCACCTTTAGGTGACGACGAAGTGGCCCTCGCCCGTAAGCAACTCGGCTGGGAACACGCACCGTTCCATATCCCCGAGCCCGTTTATTCTGCTTGGGATGCCCGTAACGCTGGCAAAACCCGCCAGCAGGAGTGGGATGCCCGCTTCGCCCGTTATGCCCAAGCATTCCCAGCCGAAGCCAAAGAGTTTGAGCGCCGCATGAAGGCGCAGCTACCGGCAGAACTTTCAACCGCCGCGCTCATTGAGCAGGCTCAAGAGAAAGGTGAAAGCATTGCCTCTCGCAAGGCCTCTTTTGAAGCGTTGAATGTTATCGGCCCGCAAATGCCCGAGCTGCTCGGCGGTAGCGCCGATCTTGCGCCGTCTAACTTGACCTTCTGGAAGGGCGCCAAAGCTATCACCCCGGAAGACGCTAGCGGCAATTACTTGCACTACGGGGTACGTGAGTTCGGCATGGGCGCGGTGATGAATGGTATCGCCCTTCACGGTGGTTTCGTTCCGTATGGCGCGACCTTCCTGATTTTCATGGAATACATGCGTAATGCCGTGCGGATGGCCGCGCTGATGGGCCAACAAGCCATTTATGTATTTACCCATGACTCTATTGGCCTGGGCGAAGATGGACCCACCCACCAGCCGATTGAGCAGCTGACCAGCCTGCGCACAACGCCTAACCTGAACACATGGCGCCCCTGTGACGCGGTTGAAACAGCGGCTTCCTGGGATGCCGCGGTGAAACGCCACTCTGGCCCCACCGCGTTGGTGCTCTCGCGCCAGAACCTGCCTCATCAGCAGCGCACCAAGGCGCAACTAGCGGCTATTCAGCGTGGTGGTTACATTTTGAAAGACAGTGACGGCACGCCCGAGCTGATTTTGATTGCCACCGGCTCTGAAGTATCGCTTGCCATGGACGCCGCAGCAGAACTAGAGCAGCAGGGTAAAGCGGTGCGCGTGGTCTCCATGCCGTCAACCTACCGTTTTAATGGCCAGGACGCGGAATACCGTGAAAGTGTACTGCCCAAAGCAGTCACCAAACGGATTGCGATCGAAGCGGGCCATGCCGACTACTGGTACAAGTACGTTGGCCTGGATGGTCGTGTTATCGGTATGACCACCTACGGTGAATCTGCACCTGCGGGCGAACTGTTCAAACATTTCGGCTTTACGGTCGAGAATATATTAAGCGAAGCAGAGGAAATACTAAGGAGCTAGTAAGAAAGCGTTAAACAACTTTCCAATCTAGGGCATGGCTAGCATTGCAATAAAAGCCATGCCCTATTAAACATTAATCTTCGTCATCATCACCGCGCATGCGCGCCTGACGATCAGCCTCTTCCTCAATGGCATCATCAATCACTTCCAATAGCTCATCGACATTAGCTATGTGACTATCAAGTTCAAAATGGCCAGTCAGCTTACTATCAGGGTGTAGCTTGCCTGCTTCATACAAGGCCCACATTTCTTTACCGTAGTGGGTAGTCAGTAGCTCGGGGGCAAAACGACCGAAGTAGGCGCGCATATTATCAACATCGCGCTCTAGCATTGCCGCCGCGCTGTTGTTACCCGCCGCATCCACCGCCTGGGGCAAATCGATAATCACCGGCCCTTCTGCATCAACCAACACGTTGAATTCAGACAAGTCGCCATGGATCAAACCTGCGCACAGCATTCGCACTACGTCTTGAATCACTTTGGCGTGATAGCGCAGCGCTTGTTCCTCGGTTAGAGTCACTTCATCCAAACGTGGCGCTACGTTCCCCTCGGCATCACTGATCATTTCCATGAGCAGTAC includes the following:
- the tkt gene encoding transketolase, which encodes MNNRFELANAIRALSMDAVQKAKSGHPGAPMGMADIAEVLWNDYLKHNPEDPKWADRDRFVLSNGHGSMLLYSLLHLSGYELSLEQLQNFRQLHSPTAGHPEFGYAPGIETTTGPLGQGFANAVGFAIAEKTLAAQFNRPGHNIVDHHTWCFLGDGCLMEGISHEAASLAGTQQLGKLIALYDDNGISIDGEVEGWFTDDTAKRFEAYGWHVVPNVDGHKPEEIKAAIELAKSHDDKPSLIICKTIIGFGAPNKQGKEEAHGAPLGDDEVALARKQLGWEHAPFHIPEPVYSAWDARNAGKTRQQEWDARFARYAQAFPAEAKEFERRMKAQLPAELSTAALIEQAQEKGESIASRKASFEALNVIGPQMPELLGGSADLAPSNLTFWKGAKAITPEDASGNYLHYGVREFGMGAVMNGIALHGGFVPYGATFLIFMEYMRNAVRMAALMGQQAIYVFTHDSIGLGEDGPTHQPIEQLTSLRTTPNLNTWRPCDAVETAASWDAAVKRHSGPTALVLSRQNLPHQQRTKAQLAAIQRGGYILKDSDGTPELILIATGSEVSLAMDAAAELEQQGKAVRVVSMPSTYRFNGQDAEYRESVLPKAVTKRIAIEAGHADYWYKYVGLDGRVIGMTTYGESAPAGELFKHFGFTVENILSEAEEILRS
- a CDS encoding serine protein kinase RIO, encoding MAVLSLILRLNQSLPKRLQPLVDDGMVDEVLVQLMSGKEAQVYVVRCGEEVRCAKVFKEAKQRSFKQAVQYQEGRKERNSRRSRAMAKKTRYGQKEQEQAWLNAEVDALYRLAAADVRVPEPHGFVDGVLLMEMISDAEGNVAPRLDEVTLTEEQALRYHAKVIQDVVRMLCAGLIHGDLSEFNVLVDAEGPVIIDLPQAVDAAGNNSAAAMLERDVDNMRAYFGRFAPELLTTHYGKEMWALYEAGKLHPDSKLTGHFELDSHIANVDELLEVIDDAIEEEADRQARMRGDDDED